The following are encoded together in the Nocardioides thalensis genome:
- a CDS encoding tetratricopeptide repeat protein → MSQDHRARQQLPHLIDIGRWHDARARASQILATSPDDADTHGYLAQACLGQGDFRAAFDAANRLVALRPESDWGHRLVAIALDRLGDHRAALRAIQEAVRLAPHNPNAHIQCALIAADVPGELILAHEAARTGVRLAPNEPDAHFALGVVEHRRNAVAEAEAAYERVLELEPDHAAALNNLTTLRGQWNVSKAIRGYAGALNADPQIGVAQENLDSIATSFPLRLWLASVVALIAAAGFNFADDGVSATTRSIGAMLIVGVCAYTLRVVRQVPRSVRRYVVRRSFRGLALWNWFVFGVVFAATMAVAFTSFGEDVGLKILRPVLTGVVISGVVAVVQRSQSQ, encoded by the coding sequence GTGAGCCAGGACCACCGCGCGCGTCAGCAGCTTCCGCACCTGATCGACATCGGTCGCTGGCACGACGCCAGGGCCCGCGCGAGCCAGATCCTGGCCACGTCGCCCGATGACGCCGACACCCACGGCTACCTCGCCCAGGCCTGCCTCGGTCAGGGCGACTTCCGGGCCGCGTTCGACGCTGCCAACCGCCTGGTGGCACTGCGGCCCGAAAGCGATTGGGGGCACCGGCTGGTCGCGATCGCGCTGGACCGCCTCGGCGACCACCGTGCTGCCCTCCGCGCCATCCAGGAGGCGGTTCGTCTCGCTCCGCACAACCCGAACGCGCACATCCAGTGCGCCCTGATCGCAGCGGACGTGCCGGGCGAGCTGATCCTCGCTCACGAAGCCGCGCGGACCGGCGTCCGGCTCGCGCCGAACGAGCCGGACGCTCACTTCGCGCTGGGCGTCGTCGAGCATCGGCGCAACGCCGTCGCCGAGGCGGAGGCGGCGTACGAGCGGGTGCTCGAGCTCGAGCCCGATCACGCGGCGGCGCTGAACAACCTCACCACGCTCCGCGGGCAGTGGAACGTCTCCAAGGCGATCCGCGGCTACGCCGGTGCACTCAATGCGGATCCGCAGATCGGTGTGGCGCAGGAGAACCTCGACAGCATCGCCACTTCGTTCCCCTTGCGGTTGTGGCTCGCGTCCGTCGTCGCACTCATCGCGGCGGCCGGTTTCAACTTCGCCGACGACGGCGTCTCGGCTACGACCCGCAGCATCGGGGCGATGCTCATCGTCGGGGTCTGCGCGTACACGCTCCGTGTCGTGCGGCAGGTTCCCCGCAGCGTCCGCCGCTATGTCGTGCGCAGGTCCTTCCGCGGGTTGGCGCTGTGGAACTGGTTCGTGTTCGGGGTCGTCTTCGCCGCGACGATGGCCGTCGCGTTCACTTCGTTCGGCGAGGACGTCGGCTTGAAGATCCTCCGACCCGTGCTCACGGGTGTCGTCATCTCAGGTGTCGTCGCAGTCGTGCAGCGGAGCCAGTCCCAGTGA
- a CDS encoding AAA family ATPase has protein sequence MSESVIDAILRAVAAAPGDAALRIHLADLLIRAGRADEAVPHLAAALASAPDSAEARALMARALDPGGSAAPMSGAGGDASSRSAETPPVDRGFDWTLAEEEVGDIAPPMFADSDGASSEVSAYDVEEGGVTLADVGGMQEVKKRLHAAFLAPMRNEALRKMYSKSLRGGLLLYGPPGCGKTFLARALAGEMGVRFMTVSIADVLDMYVGNSEKNVHEIFQTARASAPCVLFLDEVDAIGHKRSRLSSDAMRGAVNQLLLELDGVEGDNEGVFVLAATNAPWDVDAALRRPGRFDRTLLVLPPDQEAREAIWRLQLSDRPVAKIDVKRLAKMTDGYTGADIAHACEAAAEVALLAAAESGELRLIGQTDVEAALSEVRPSVGPWFDTARNVVQFANGDGSYDELAKYMRKARKL, from the coding sequence ATGAGCGAGAGCGTGATCGACGCGATCCTGCGCGCCGTGGCGGCGGCGCCCGGCGATGCGGCGCTGAGGATCCACCTGGCCGACCTGTTGATCAGGGCCGGTCGCGCCGACGAGGCCGTGCCCCACCTCGCGGCAGCGCTGGCGTCCGCTCCGGACTCCGCCGAAGCGCGTGCGCTGATGGCACGCGCTCTGGACCCAGGAGGATCAGCCGCGCCGATGTCGGGCGCAGGCGGGGACGCCTCGTCGCGGTCGGCCGAGACCCCGCCGGTCGATCGCGGTTTCGACTGGACGCTGGCCGAGGAGGAGGTCGGCGACATCGCCCCGCCGATGTTCGCCGACTCCGACGGTGCCAGCTCGGAGGTCAGCGCCTACGACGTCGAGGAGGGCGGTGTCACGCTCGCCGATGTGGGAGGCATGCAGGAGGTCAAGAAGCGGCTCCATGCCGCCTTCCTCGCCCCCATGCGCAACGAAGCGCTCCGCAAGATGTACAGCAAGTCGCTGCGCGGCGGACTGCTGCTCTACGGGCCGCCCGGTTGTGGCAAGACCTTTCTCGCCCGCGCGCTCGCGGGCGAGATGGGCGTGCGGTTCATGACCGTCTCGATCGCCGACGTGCTGGACATGTACGTCGGCAACAGCGAGAAGAACGTGCACGAGATCTTCCAGACCGCGCGAGCGTCGGCTCCGTGCGTTCTCTTCCTCGACGAGGTCGACGCGATCGGTCACAAGCGCAGCCGGCTGAGCTCCGATGCGATGCGCGGCGCCGTCAATCAGCTCCTGCTGGAGCTCGACGGCGTTGAAGGAGACAACGAGGGGGTCTTCGTCCTCGCTGCGACGAACGCGCCGTGGGACGTCGACGCCGCGCTGCGGCGTCCGGGCCGCTTCGATCGCACGCTTCTCGTGCTGCCCCCGGACCAGGAGGCGCGCGAGGCGATCTGGCGGCTGCAGCTGTCGGATCGTCCGGTCGCCAAGATCGACGTGAAGCGACTCGCCAAGATGACCGACGGATACACGGGGGCGGACATCGCCCATGCCTGTGAGGCCGCCGCCGAGGTGGCGTTGTTGGCCGCGGCGGAGTCGGGCGAGCTGCGGCTCATCGGACAGACGGACGTCGAAGCCGCGCTGAGCGAGGTCCGGCCCTCGGTCGGGCCGTGGTTCGACACGGCCCGCAATGTCGTCCAGTTCGCCAACGGGGACGGTAGCTACGACGAGCTCGCGAAGTACATGCGCAAGGCCCGCAAGCTGTGA
- a CDS encoding dihydrodipicolinate reductase: MANENTFYSAVPVVVWGTGNMGRASIRAVAAHPGLRLAAVVVNDPGKVGRDAGDLAGLGRDLGVSATDDVDAALATLDGGGAVAYAASGELRPDDAVADIRRALAGGAVVVTPSVYALYDHRSAPPELREPLEKACADGGSALFVSGIDPGWGNDLLPALVSGLASEVDQVRCQEIFDYSTYDAEDSVRYIVGMGQPMDYEPPMVAAGIPSMVWGGQVRIVARALGVEVDELRETVDRRALDADVTTALGDFAAGTQGALRFEVQGIVGGEPRIVIEHVTRISASCAGDWPMPPDGGDGAHRVIIEGRPRIEINVEATDEGGNRAAGGNATAANRLVNAIPWLRVAAPGLYDGLDVPLVPSTYLRTTDTSTMTEA, encoded by the coding sequence ATGGCGAACGAGAACACGTTCTACTCCGCGGTCCCGGTCGTGGTGTGGGGCACCGGCAACATGGGCCGGGCGTCGATCCGCGCGGTCGCCGCGCACCCCGGGCTGCGGCTGGCGGCCGTGGTGGTCAACGACCCGGGCAAGGTCGGTCGCGACGCGGGCGACCTGGCGGGCCTGGGTCGCGACCTCGGCGTGAGCGCGACCGACGACGTCGACGCCGCGCTCGCCACCCTCGACGGCGGGGGAGCCGTGGCCTACGCGGCGTCGGGGGAGCTGCGCCCCGACGACGCCGTGGCCGACATCAGGCGCGCGCTCGCCGGCGGTGCGGTCGTGGTGACCCCGTCGGTCTACGCGCTCTACGACCACCGGAGCGCGCCGCCCGAGCTGCGGGAGCCGCTCGAGAAGGCGTGCGCCGACGGCGGCAGCGCGCTGTTCGTCAGCGGCATCGACCCGGGCTGGGGCAACGACCTGCTGCCCGCTCTGGTGAGCGGCCTCGCCAGCGAGGTCGACCAGGTCCGGTGCCAGGAGATCTTCGACTACTCGACGTACGACGCCGAGGACTCGGTGCGCTACATCGTCGGCATGGGGCAGCCGATGGACTACGAGCCGCCGATGGTCGCCGCCGGCATCCCGTCGATGGTCTGGGGTGGCCAGGTCCGGATCGTCGCGCGCGCTCTCGGCGTGGAGGTCGACGAGCTGCGCGAGACCGTCGACCGGCGCGCGCTCGACGCCGACGTGACGACCGCGCTCGGCGACTTCGCGGCCGGCACCCAGGGGGCGCTCCGGTTCGAGGTGCAGGGCATCGTCGGCGGCGAGCCACGGATCGTCATCGAGCACGTCACCCGGATCAGCGCCTCGTGCGCCGGCGACTGGCCGATGCCACCCGACGGGGGCGACGGCGCGCACCGGGTGATCATCGAGGGCCGTCCCCGCATCGAGATCAACGTCGAGGCCACCGACGAGGGCGGCAACCGGGCCGCGGGCGGCAACGCGACGGCCGCGAACCGGCTCGTCAACGCCATCCCGTGGCTCCGCGTCGCCGCCCCCGGCCTCTACGACGGGCTCGACGTGCCCCTCGTCCCGTCCACCTACCTGCGCACCACCGACACCAGCACCATGACGGAGGCCTGA
- a CDS encoding carboxymuconolactone decarboxylase family protein — translation MFIDVPDGKDPIMHVWGELVPGIGPAASALAMSVYEHSTLGLREFEAARLRIAQINGCLFCQDWRTERDGQKVEDTFDQAVADWRTTRDFDDRTRLAAEYAERYALDHHGIDDAFWKRMRQHYSDREIVELSMCLGSWLSFGRLNRVLGLDAACVLPSHAGQG, via the coding sequence ATGTTCATCGACGTACCCGACGGCAAGGACCCGATCATGCACGTGTGGGGCGAGCTGGTGCCCGGCATCGGGCCCGCGGCGTCCGCACTGGCCATGAGCGTGTACGAGCACAGCACCCTCGGGCTGCGCGAGTTCGAGGCGGCCCGGCTCCGGATCGCGCAGATCAACGGCTGCCTGTTCTGCCAGGACTGGCGAACCGAGCGCGACGGGCAGAAGGTCGAGGACACCTTCGACCAGGCGGTGGCCGACTGGCGCACCACCCGTGACTTCGACGACCGGACGCGGCTGGCGGCGGAGTACGCCGAGCGGTACGCGCTGGACCACCACGGGATCGACGACGCCTTCTGGAAGCGGATGCGTCAGCACTACTCGGACCGGGAGATCGTCGAGCTGTCGATGTGCCTCGGCTCGTGGCTGTCGTTCGGGCGCCTCAACCGGGTGCTCGGCCTGGACGCGGCGTGCGTGCTGCCGAGCCACGCCGGGCAGGGCTGA
- the def gene encoding peptide deformylase: protein MTAPDPGPADEPLNMPHGPLPEGGTVRPMTRWGTPVMHRPQAQVTSYDDDLRALVADMTATMYAADGVGLAACQIGVDLAVFVFDCPDESGRRTVGVVCNPTVTLPEGKDRRLDDGEEGCLSFPGAFAPCARPDWAAVDGFGLDGEPVHFEGDGLLARCLQHETDHTLGTVFGDRIPDRARKKLQKQHDKIADEYPPDWPA, encoded by the coding sequence ATGACCGCCCCCGATCCCGGCCCCGCCGACGAGCCCCTCAACATGCCCCACGGCCCGCTGCCCGAGGGCGGCACGGTCCGGCCGATGACCCGGTGGGGCACGCCGGTGATGCACCGCCCCCAGGCGCAGGTGACGTCGTACGACGACGATCTGCGCGCGCTGGTGGCCGACATGACCGCCACGATGTACGCCGCCGACGGGGTCGGCCTGGCCGCGTGCCAGATCGGGGTGGACCTGGCCGTCTTCGTGTTCGACTGCCCCGACGAGTCGGGCCGCCGCACGGTCGGCGTCGTGTGCAACCCGACGGTGACGCTCCCCGAGGGCAAGGACCGGCGTCTCGACGACGGCGAGGAGGGCTGCCTGTCGTTCCCCGGCGCGTTCGCGCCGTGCGCGCGTCCCGACTGGGCCGCGGTGGACGGCTTCGGGCTCGACGGCGAGCCGGTGCACTTCGAGGGCGACGGGCTGCTCGCGCGGTGTCTCCAGCACGAGACCGACCACACCCTGGGCACGGTCTTCGGCGACCGGATCCCCGACCGGGCGCGCAAGAAGCTGCAGAAGCAGCACGACAAGATCGCCGACGAGTACCCGCCGGACTGGCCTGCCTGA
- a CDS encoding acyl-CoA dehydrogenase family protein, which translates to MSLISNLKPGGKHGVPSTENRDPIGFLVAGLNKLAQSDLIDKIGLRKQSEQVVFNVTRTGFKTMTTASRTFAKSGKKGQPGTRPAATAGTGPFDLTPTEDEQMLVDVVSEYAEEVVRPAAFEADKACAAPDELLKSSLEIGLPILGVPEALGGISEERSAMAGTLVAEALAKGDMGLAVATLAPGSVATALGLWGTDAQQQTYLPAFTGEEVPAAALALNEPAVLFDVLSPKTTATKSGDGYLLNGTKSLVARGAEAELFVVGAQLDGKPVLFLVESGAEGMTVEGDPAMGVRAAGMTKLNLEDVKVPADAVLGETDGSTYTECVRLSRLAWCALAIGTAQAVLDYVTPYVKEREAFGEPIAHRQAVAFMVANIAIELQGMRLLTYRAAARAAAGKDFSKEVALARKICADRGMQIGNDGVQLLGGHGFVKEHPVERWYRDLRAIGIMEGTVLV; encoded by the coding sequence ATGTCCCTGATCAGCAACCTCAAGCCGGGCGGCAAGCACGGGGTTCCGAGCACGGAGAACCGAGACCCCATCGGTTTCCTCGTCGCCGGTCTCAACAAGCTCGCCCAGAGCGACCTCATCGACAAGATCGGTCTCCGCAAGCAGTCCGAGCAGGTCGTCTTCAACGTCACCCGCACCGGGTTCAAGACGATGACCACGGCCAGCCGGACCTTCGCCAAGTCGGGCAAGAAGGGGCAGCCGGGCACCCGGCCGGCCGCGACCGCCGGCACCGGGCCGTTCGACCTCACGCCGACCGAGGACGAGCAGATGCTCGTCGACGTGGTGAGCGAGTACGCCGAGGAGGTCGTGCGCCCCGCCGCGTTCGAGGCGGACAAGGCGTGCGCCGCTCCCGACGAGCTGCTCAAGTCCAGCCTCGAGATCGGCCTGCCGATCCTCGGTGTGCCGGAGGCGCTCGGCGGCATCTCCGAGGAGCGCTCCGCGATGGCGGGCACGCTCGTGGCCGAGGCCCTCGCGAAGGGCGACATGGGCCTCGCCGTCGCCACCCTGGCGCCCGGCTCGGTCGCCACCGCCCTCGGGCTGTGGGGCACCGACGCGCAGCAGCAGACCTACCTGCCCGCCTTCACCGGGGAGGAGGTGCCGGCCGCCGCGCTCGCGCTCAACGAGCCCGCCGTGCTCTTCGACGTCCTCTCCCCGAAGACGACCGCAACCAAGTCCGGTGACGGCTACCTCCTCAACGGCACCAAGAGCCTGGTCGCCCGTGGCGCCGAGGCCGAGCTGTTCGTCGTGGGCGCCCAGCTCGACGGCAAGCCGGTCCTCTTCCTGGTCGAGTCGGGCGCCGAGGGCATGACGGTGGAGGGCGACCCGGCGATGGGCGTCCGGGCCGCCGGCATGACCAAGCTGAACCTCGAGGACGTGAAGGTCCCCGCCGACGCCGTGCTCGGCGAGACCGACGGGTCGACCTACACCGAGTGCGTGCGTCTCTCGCGCCTCGCGTGGTGCGCGCTCGCGATCGGCACTGCCCAGGCGGTGCTCGACTACGTCACGCCGTACGTCAAGGAGCGCGAGGCGTTCGGCGAGCCGATCGCCCACCGCCAGGCGGTGGCGTTCATGGTCGCCAACATCGCGATCGAGCTGCAGGGCATGCGCCTGCTGACCTACCGCGCGGCCGCCCGCGCCGCGGCGGGCAAGGACTTCTCCAAGGAGGTCGCCCTGGCCCGCAAGATCTGCGCCGACAGGGGCATGCAGATCGGCAACGACGGCGTGCAGCTGCTCGGTGGCCACGGATTCGTCAAGGAGCACCCGGTCGAGCGGTGGTACCGCGACCTGCGTGCCATCGGCATCATGGAAGGGACGGTGCTGGTCTGA
- a CDS encoding acyl-CoA dehydrogenase family protein, with protein sequence MAINLEVPKKHRPLIEQAHQVAMNMLRPISRKYDIAEHEYPKELDTLAAMIDGLNESGASEGAGASGVGRGSKVSEGDGVKNGSNMASVTSIAEMCWGDVGLMLSFPRQGLGNSAIASVANDEQLERFKGTWASMAITEPSFGSDSSQVSTTAVLDGDEYVINGEKIFVTSGERSDSIVVWATLDKSLGRAAIKSFLVTKDMPGVKVERLEEKLGIRASDTAVITFTDVRVPKENLLGSPEINTEQGFAGAMATFDNTRPLVAAMAVGVARASLDLTRDLLAQAGIEIDYDRPANLQSAAAAKFLQLESDWEAGRLLTLQAAWMADNRKPNSLEASMAKAKAGRVGSDVTLSCVELCSSVGYSEAELLEKWSRDSKILDIFEGTQQIQQLIVARRILGLSSSELK encoded by the coding sequence ATGGCCATCAACCTGGAAGTTCCCAAGAAGCACCGCCCGCTGATCGAGCAGGCCCACCAGGTCGCGATGAACATGCTGCGGCCGATCTCGCGCAAGTACGACATCGCCGAGCACGAGTACCCCAAGGAGCTCGACACGCTCGCGGCGATGATCGACGGGCTCAACGAGTCCGGCGCGTCCGAGGGTGCCGGCGCGAGCGGCGTCGGCCGCGGCTCGAAGGTCTCCGAGGGCGACGGCGTCAAGAACGGCTCCAACATGGCCTCGGTGACCTCGATCGCCGAGATGTGCTGGGGCGACGTCGGGCTGATGCTGTCGTTCCCGCGGCAGGGCCTCGGCAACTCCGCGATCGCGTCGGTCGCCAACGACGAGCAGCTCGAGCGGTTCAAGGGCACCTGGGCGTCGATGGCGATCACCGAGCCGAGCTTCGGCTCCGACTCCTCGCAGGTCTCGACCACCGCGGTGCTCGACGGCGACGAGTACGTCATCAACGGCGAGAAGATCTTCGTCACCTCGGGTGAGCGGTCCGACTCCATCGTCGTGTGGGCGACGCTCGACAAGTCCCTCGGCCGCGCGGCGATCAAGTCGTTCCTGGTCACCAAGGACATGCCGGGCGTGAAGGTCGAGCGGCTCGAGGAGAAGCTCGGCATCCGGGCGTCCGACACCGCCGTGATCACGTTCACCGACGTCCGCGTGCCCAAGGAGAACCTCCTCGGTTCCCCGGAGATCAACACCGAGCAGGGCTTCGCCGGCGCGATGGCGACGTTCGACAACACCCGCCCGCTGGTGGCCGCGATGGCTGTCGGCGTCGCCCGGGCGTCGCTCGACCTCACCCGCGACCTGCTCGCGCAGGCCGGCATCGAGATCGACTACGACAGGCCGGCCAACCTGCAGTCCGCGGCCGCTGCGAAGTTCCTCCAGCTCGAGTCGGACTGGGAGGCGGGGCGCCTGCTCACCCTCCAGGCCGCATGGATGGCCGACAACCGCAAGCCGAACTCGCTCGAGGCCTCGATGGCCAAGGCGAAGGCCGGCCGCGTCGGCTCCGACGTCACGCTGTCCTGCGTCGAGCTGTGCTCGTCGGTGGGCTACAGCGAGGCCGAGCTGCTCGAGAAGTGGTCGCGCGACTCCAAGATCCTCGACATCTTCGAGGGCACCCAGCAGATCCAGCAGCTGATCGTGGCGCGCCGGATCCTCGGCCTGTCGAGCTCCGAGCTCAAGTGA
- a CDS encoding nucleosidase produces MTEHLVVAATEAEAAYVPAGLPVLITGIGKTAAATAVARALASYGDLGDLTVINIGTAGSLHDHHDGLFEPGIVINHDIDAAAIRALGYDPRERLECGSGSASVVLATGDVFVSEPDVRTRLAVDADLVDMEGYAVVYAAQQFGVPVRLVKHVSDNADESALDWPSVVDHSARHLGEWLVRNVVDPEVQEEDPPAVG; encoded by the coding sequence GTGACCGAGCATCTCGTCGTCGCCGCGACCGAGGCCGAGGCGGCGTACGTCCCGGCCGGCCTGCCCGTCCTGATCACCGGCATCGGCAAGACCGCGGCCGCCACCGCGGTGGCCCGCGCGCTCGCTTCGTACGGCGATCTCGGCGACCTCACCGTCATCAACATCGGCACGGCGGGCTCGCTCCACGACCACCACGACGGCCTGTTCGAGCCGGGCATCGTGATCAACCACGACATCGACGCCGCGGCGATCCGGGCCCTCGGCTACGACCCGCGGGAGCGGCTCGAGTGCGGCTCCGGCAGTGCGAGCGTGGTGCTCGCCACCGGCGACGTGTTCGTCAGCGAGCCCGACGTCCGGACCCGGCTGGCGGTCGACGCCGACCTCGTCGACATGGAGGGCTACGCCGTGGTCTACGCCGCGCAGCAGTTCGGCGTACCGGTCCGGCTCGTCAAGCACGTGTCCGACAACGCCGACGAGAGCGCCTTGGACTGGCCGTCGGTGGTCGACCACAGTGCACGGCACCTGGGGGAGTGGCTGGTGCGCAACGTCGTGGACCCCGAGGTCCAGGAGGAGGACCCACCCGCAGTCGGCTAG
- a CDS encoding LysR family transcriptional regulator substrate-binding protein — MERLRLAFVTGATPDKWARVWRERHPHIPIDLVPVEQAAQRAVLDDGAADMVLARLPVDLDRPRPLHCVRLYDEQQVVVAGREHLVAAADPEGGVTLADLADEQLVAPHPSGWRPDAEQLDWPSMSDKDAVEVVASGTGVVILPMSVARLHARKDVVSRPVTDLEPTQVALIWLRDADSDVHQDFVGVARGRRAGSGRGLSR, encoded by the coding sequence ATGGAACGGCTGCGCCTGGCGTTCGTGACCGGCGCCACCCCGGACAAGTGGGCCCGCGTCTGGCGGGAGCGGCACCCCCACATCCCGATCGACCTGGTCCCTGTCGAGCAGGCGGCGCAGCGCGCCGTCCTCGACGACGGCGCCGCCGACATGGTGCTCGCCCGGCTGCCCGTCGACCTCGACCGGCCGCGGCCCCTCCACTGCGTGCGGCTGTACGACGAGCAGCAGGTGGTCGTCGCGGGCAGGGAGCACCTGGTGGCCGCCGCCGATCCCGAGGGCGGAGTCACCCTGGCCGACCTCGCCGACGAGCAGCTCGTCGCCCCGCACCCGTCGGGGTGGCGGCCGGACGCCGAGCAGCTGGACTGGCCGTCGATGTCCGACAAGGACGCGGTCGAGGTCGTGGCGTCGGGCACCGGCGTGGTGATCCTGCCGATGTCCGTGGCCCGGCTGCACGCCCGCAAGGACGTCGTGAGCCGGCCGGTGACCGACCTCGAGCCCACCCAGGTCGCGCTGATCTGGCTGCGCGACGCGGACAGCGACGTGCACCAGGACTTCGTGGGGGTGGCGCGCGGCCGGAGAGCGGGCAGCGGCCGCGGCCTGAGCCGCTAG
- a CDS encoding HNH endonuclease, translating into MASYGPVVLLNASYEPHDVVSFPHAVKMLFRGVAVVHEADEDRTIGPHPWPKVVRLVRYVVASWMYRPAAYGRTAVLRRDRNRCAYCDGHADTVDHVVPRSRGGTWTWLNTVAACNRCNSRKGNRTPAEAGMRLRFEPWVPTRIEVTGWSRR; encoded by the coding sequence ATGGCCAGCTACGGCCCCGTGGTGCTGCTCAACGCCTCCTACGAGCCGCACGACGTCGTCTCGTTCCCTCATGCGGTGAAGATGCTCTTCCGGGGCGTCGCGGTCGTGCACGAGGCCGACGAGGACCGGACGATCGGGCCGCACCCCTGGCCGAAGGTGGTGCGGCTCGTGCGTTATGTGGTCGCCTCCTGGATGTACCGCCCGGCCGCCTACGGCCGTACGGCGGTGCTGCGCCGCGACCGCAACCGATGCGCCTACTGCGACGGGCACGCCGACACGGTCGACCACGTCGTGCCCCGCTCCCGCGGCGGCACCTGGACCTGGCTCAACACCGTCGCGGCCTGCAACCGGTGCAACAGCCGCAAGGGCAACCGGACGCCCGCCGAGGCGGGGATGCGCCTGCGCTTCGAGCCGTGGGTGCCGACGCGGATCGAGGTCACCGGCTGGAGCCGGCGCTGA
- a CDS encoding DUF4919 domain-containing protein yields the protein MGTLFAQLVESYLRTPTPATLSAVHRDISGGGNYDPELPLERIAAPYLQDRRYGELLPVLLELMPGAMLSPGTHGLLADCYDHLGQGKAADRERTLARIAVRAILKSGDGTYDRPWGVLRVSDEVDALAQRGRTSRHVRYEQRGERLLDLHECDDGSEVWFDVTLLHQTVSAGSSR from the coding sequence GTGGGCACCCTGTTCGCGCAACTCGTCGAAAGCTATCTCCGCACGCCGACCCCGGCCACGCTCAGCGCGGTTCATCGGGACATCTCCGGCGGCGGCAACTACGACCCGGAGCTCCCGCTCGAGCGGATCGCGGCGCCGTACCTCCAGGACAGGAGGTACGGCGAGCTGCTGCCCGTGCTGCTGGAGCTGATGCCCGGCGCGATGTTGAGTCCGGGCACGCACGGCCTGCTCGCCGACTGCTACGACCACCTCGGGCAGGGCAAGGCCGCCGACCGCGAGCGCACCCTCGCCAGGATCGCGGTGCGGGCCATCCTCAAGAGCGGCGACGGCACCTACGACCGGCCGTGGGGCGTGCTCCGCGTCAGCGACGAGGTCGACGCGCTCGCCCAGCGCGGCCGGACGTCGCGGCACGTGCGCTACGAGCAGCGCGGCGAGCGGCTCCTCGACCTGCACGAGTGCGACGACGGCAGCGAGGTCTGGTTCGACGTCACGCTGCTCCACCAGACGGTCAGCGCCGGCTCCAGCCGGTGA